One genomic segment of Helianthus annuus cultivar XRQ/B chromosome 14, HanXRQr2.0-SUNRISE, whole genome shotgun sequence includes these proteins:
- the LOC110905012 gene encoding RNA polymerase sigma factor sigA, with amino-acid sequence MMATNAVVGLRAGERLLGSSSYYSEVSEKLSCSSNIGFIFVPTTSSIISKKSTNYSHSLVNKRDTHPTRAVKEHVDTALDSSTTDQWVHRFDYLDEEVSEHEFPVDALLLLHKSLLEKQWTLTTEETITTEKKSKKVVTGSGVSARRRRLNAQNKTLAKNCQDGGNKQLRSIISPELLQSYQKAYLKGVKNEALLTHSEVVALSEKIKIGLQLEEEKSSLKERLGTEPSEKQLADFLKISQVDLQTKQMECTLAREKLTLSNIRLVMSVAQKYKHMGADMSDLIQGGLIGLLRGIEKYDSSRGHKISTYVYWWIRQGVTRTFFENSKTLRLPTHLHERLSAIRSAKAKLERKGITPSIDRIAETLNMSRKKVTNATEAVCKVFSLDKEAFPSLNGIPGDTLHSYIADDCPDNNPWHGVDVGALKEEVRNLIKTTLGEREREIIHLYYGLDNEYLTWEDISRRKGLSRERVRQVGLVALEKLKHAARNTNLAAMLVYD; translated from the exons CAGCGAAAAGCTGTCTTGCAGTAGCAATATCGGGTTCATATTTGTCCCGACTACAAGTTCAATCATTTCAAAGAAGTCAACCAACTATAGCCATAGTCTTGTAAACAAACGCGATACTCACCCCACTAGAGCCGTTAAGGAACACGTAGATACCGCTCTTGATTCTTCAACTACAGATCAATGGGTTCACAGATTCGACTATCTGGATGAAGAAGTCTCGGAACATGAGTTTCCGGTTGATGCTTTACTATTGTTACATAAATCTTTATTGGAAAAACAATGGACACTAACAACCGAGGAGACAATAACTACGGAAAAGAAGAGCAAAAAGGTTGTCACGGGTTCAGGGGTATCTGCCCGAAGGCGTCGATTAAATGCTCAAAATAAAACACTAGCCAAAAATTGTCAAGATGGTGGAAATAAGCAGTTGAGATCTATCATCAGTCCGGAGCttcttcaaagttaccaaaaagCGTATCTTAAAGGTGTAAAAAACGAAGCGTTGTTGACTCATTCGGAGGTTGTTGCTTTATCCGAAAAGATCAAAATTGGTCTACAATTAGAGGAAGAGAAGTCAAG TTTGAAGGAAAGATTGGGGACTGAACCGTCAGAGAAACAACTTGCGGATTTTCTAAAGATTTCACAAGTTGACTTGCAAACCAAACAAATGGAGTGCACGTTGGCAAGAGAGAAGTTGACGTTGAGCAACATTCGTCTGGTGATGTCTGTTGCGCAAAAATATAAACACATGGGAGCAGATATGTCTGATCTAATTCAG GGCGGTCTAATTGGATTACTTAGAGGGATAGAGAAATATGATTCATCTAGGGGGCACAAGATTTCTACGTATGTTTATTGGTGGATACGACAG GGTGTCACGAGAACCTTCTTTGAAAATTCTAAAACTCTTAGATTGCCTACTCATTTGCATGAAAGATTGAGTGCAATCCGAAGCGCCAAGGCCAAACTAGAGAGAAAGGGAATAACTCCATCGATCGAT AGAATTGCCGAAACCCTGAATATGTCAAGAAAGAAAGTTACAAACGCCACTGAG GCAGTCTGTAAAGTGTTCTCACTTGACAAGGAAGCCTTCCCTTCTTTGAACGGTATTCCTGGAGATACGCTTCATAGT TACATCGCAGACGATTGCCCAGACAACAACCCATGGCACGGGGTAGACGTAGGGGCTCTCAAG GAAGAAGTAAGAAATCTCATTAAAACGACTCTGGGGGAACGGGAAAGAGAGATCATACATCTTTACTATGGTTTGGACAATGAATATCTTACTTGGGAGGATATAAGTAGAAG GAAGGGGTTGTCAAGGGAAAGAGTTAGGCAGGTTGGCCTTGTTGCACTGGAGAAACTAAAACATGCTGCCAGAAATACAAATTTAGCTGCAATGCTTGTATATGACTAA